The segment CCAGACCGGCCACCCGGTCCGCACGCTCTACAAAAACCCCGGCGACCCGGACGTGCTGCCCGCGCCGGACGCGATCATCGTCGCGCCGGCCACGGTCAACACCATCAACAAATGGGCCTGCGGCATCGCCGACACGCTCGCCCTCGGGCTGGTCGTCGAGGGGCAGGGCAAGGGGCTGCCGATCGTGGCGATGCCGTACACCAATCTGGCGATGGGCTCGCACCCCGCCTTCCGCGAGAGCCTGGACCGGCTGCGCGGCTGGGACGTCACCGTCCTGTTCGGCGACGACTACTTCCCGCTGCACCCGCCGGGCACCGGAGAGCAGCACCGCGACATGTTCCCCTGGGAGATGGCCCTGGAGGCGCTGCACACCCGCGTCGACGCCGGCCCTCTCGGCGCACCCTGAAGACCGATCAAGAGACAGAAAATGTGGGCTACCGCGACGTCCGCCGTGGTCCATACCGTCGCTCCCGCGGCCTCACCCTTCGCGGTGGGCGAGCCAGACCCCCGCGGGCTGAAGCCTTCGCGACGCGGACGGTGAGGCCGCGGGAGCAGCGGTCCGGACCACGGCGGACATCGCGGTAGCCCGAGAATTTCTGAATTTGATCGTCAGCCGAAGACGACCCGGACGCGCGCGCCACCGAGCGCGGAGTCGTTGCCGGCGGTGGCGGCGCCGCCGTGCGCGCGGGCGACCGTCGCCACGATCGCGAGGCCCAGCCCCGTGCCGCCGTGCGTGCCGCGGAAACGGTCGAACACGACCGGCAGCAACGGCTCCGGAAACCCCGGACCGTCGTCGTCCACCGTGATCGCGAGCGTGGAGCCCGCCGGCTGCGCCACCGCGATCCGCACGCGGGCCGCGCCGGCCTGTGCCGCGTTGCCGACAAGGTTGCTCACCACCTGCTCGAGCCGCACCGGATCGACCTCGGCGACCACCTCCGGCCCGGTCACCTCCACCGCCAGCGCGTGCACCCGGGCGACCCGCGCCGCCGCGTCGCGGATCACGATGGTCGCGTCGGTGGGCGCCCGGTCCAGCTCCAGCGCGCCGGCCCGCGAGCGGGCGATGACCAGCAGGTCGGTGGCGAGCCGGCCGAGCCGGTCCGCCTCCACCAGCGCCGCGGTCAGGGCCCGCCGGGCGGCCCGCGGATCCTCTTCCGCGACGCCGAGCTCCAGCTCCGCGCGGAGGACCGCGATCGGGGTACGCAGCTCGTGCGCCGCGTCGTCCAGAAACGCCCGCTCCCGCCGGTTTGCCGCGTCGATGCGGTCGAGCATCTCGTTGAGCGTGCGCGCCAGCGTGGCGATCTCGTCCGCGCCCGGCGGCTCCGGCAGCCGTCCGGTGCTCAGCTCCCGCGCCCGCGTGGTCATCGCGGCGACCGGCGCGAGCGCGCCGCCCACGAGCCGCCGCACGCCCAGCGTCAGCACGAGCACCAGCGCCGGACCGAGCACCGCCAGCCCGACGAGCACCCGCCGCGCCGCGTCATCCACCGTCGCGAGGCTGGTACCCACCACGAGCAGCCGCCCGTCCGGCAGCCGCCGCCCGGCCAGCAGCGCCGTGCCGCGCAACCCCGCGCTGCGCCGCTCCACCATCCGCCCGTGCCCGGCCACCACCTGCTCGCGCGGGCTGAGCACCGGCGTGGTCGGCGTGGCCGCCGAGCGGGCGCCGACCGTGTCGCCCGAGATCACCTGCGCGTACGGGTCCCGCTCCACCGGCCGCACGTCGCCGGCCTCCACGGCCGCGCTCACGTCGTCGAGGCGCACCGACAGCTCGCCGGCGGACGCGGCGCGCAGCTGGGCCGCGAGGGCCAGATAGCCGGCGCCGAGCACGACCGCCACCACGACGGCCAGCCCGATCGCGTACGCCGCCACCAGCCGGCCGCGCAACGTCCCTGGTAGCAGCCTCACGCGCGTACCGTAAACCCGTGCGGCTGCTGCTGGTCGAGGATGACGCGGCCCTGGCCAATGTGCTGCGCCGCGGGCTCGCCGCCGAGGGCCACGCGGTCGACGCGGTCGGCACCGGCGTGGACGCGCTGTGGGCCGCCCGCGAGGAGCCGTACGACCTCCTGGTGCTCGACCTGATGATCCCCGCGCCCGACGGCGTCACCGTGATCCGCACGCTGCGCGGCGAGGAGCGGTGGGCGCCCATCCTGGTGCTGACCGCGCGGGACGCGGTCGCCGACCGGGTGGCCGCGCTCGACGCCGGCGCCGACGACTACCTCGTCAAGCCCGTCGCACTGGCGGAGCTGCGGGCCCGGGTGCGCGCACTGACCCGCCGCGCGCCGGCCCGCCGCCCGGCGGTACTGACCGCCGGCGGCATCGCGCTCGACCCCGCGCGCCGCACCGTCACCCGGGACGGCGCCGCCGTGGCGCTGTCGGCGAAGGAGTTCGCGCTCCTGCACGAGCTGATGCGCCACCCGGGCGAGGTGCTGTCCCGCACCCACCTGATCGACCACGTGTGGGACAGCGCGTACGAGGGCGGCTCCAACGTCGTCGACGTCTACGTGCGGTACCTGCGCGAGAAGCTCGGCCGCGACCGGATCGAGACGGTGCGCGGCGCCGGCTACCGACTCGTTCACCCTTCCGGGTCGAAGCGGTAGGCGCCGATTTCGGGGATCTCCTGGATGTTCTGGCGCGCGAACGGGCGGTCCACCTTGTCGCGCAGGTACCGCACGTACGCGCCGACCAGCTCCGGCCCGTCCAGCGCCAGGTCCCACACGTCGTCGAGCAGGTCCGACGGGCTGAGCACCTCACCCGGCCGGCTCAGAAACGCCGCCAGCAGCGCGAACTCCCGCGGCGACAGCGCGATCCGCGTCCCGCCGCGGCGTACCACCCGGGAGACCGGGTCGAGCGAGAGGTCGCCGATCTGGACGAGGGCCGGGCGGGCGTGCGGGTGGCGGCGGGTCACCGCGCGCAGCCGGGCGTACAGCTCGGCGAACGTGAACGGTTTGAGCAGATAGTCGTCCGCGCCCGCGTCGAGCCCGCGTACCCTGTCCGGCACCGCGTCCCGGGCGGTCACCAGCAGCACCGGCTCCCACCGCCCCTCCTCGCGCATCCGCCGGCACACCTCGAACCCGTCCGGCGGCGGGATCATCGCGTCCAGCACGACCGCGTCGTAACCGTTTTCGAAGACGCTCCACAGCGCGTCCGGCCCGTTGTCGACGGCGTCCACCACGTACCCGACCCGTTCCAGCCCGCGGACCAGCAACGCGGACATCGTCGGGTCGTCCTCGACCACGAGCAGCCGCATGGCGGCCGGCGTGGCGTCGTCACCCCACCGGGTACGCCCGGTCTGGAGGTTTTCCATCATGGGGACACGCTGCGCCACGGACTGTGAGAGGACCGTGAGAAGCGCGCGCCCGCGCTGGTAGCCTCGCCGCCGTGACGACAACTGAACCCACCGTCGCCGACGTGGTGGCGACCCTCGACGCGCGGTACCCGCCGTCGTGGGCGGAGTCATGGGACCGGGTGGGTCTGGTGCTCGGCGAGCCGGAGGCTCCCGTGCGCCGGGTGCTGTGCGTCGTCGACTGCGTGCCGGAGACGGTGGCGCAGGCGCGGGAGGTCGGCGCCGACCTGATCGTGGCGCACCACCCGCTGCTGCTGCACGGGGTGTCGTCGGTGGCGCCGACGACGTACAAAGGACGGATCGTCCATCAGCTCATCAAGGGCGACATCGCCCTCTTCGTCGCGCACACCAACGCCGACGTCGCCAACCCGGGCGTCTCCGACGCGCTCGCCGCCCGGTTGGGCCTGCACGACCTGCGCCCGCTGCGCCCGGCGGCGCCGGGTGACCGCCCGGACGGCGACGGCCGCGGCACCGGGCGGATCGGGCGCCTTCCGGCGCCGATGACGCTCGCGGAGCTCACCCACCACGCGGCACGCGCCCTTCCGAGCACCACTTGGGGGTACGGGCGGCCGGGCGGCCCGATCGCATGATCGCGACTGTGGCGGTGTGCGGCGGCGCGGGTGACTCGTTCCTCGCCGACGCGAGCGCCGCGGGCGTGGACGCGTACCTCACCGCCGACCTCCGCCACCACCCGGTGAGCGAGCACATCGCCGGCGGAGGCCCGGCGCTGCTCGACGCCGCGCACTGGGCCACCGAACGTCCGTGGCTGGACGACCTCGCCGCCCACCTGCGCGCCGCCTGCGGTGTCGAGGTGGTCGTCTCCGACCTCGACACCGACCCGTGGACCGTGCACCACTCGTTGAAGGAGCCCCACTCGTGAAGGCAGACCCGGAAGCACAGCGACGCCTGCTCGACGTCCAGGCGATCGACACCGCGCTGGCCCAGCTGGCCCACAAGCGCCGTACGCTGCCGGAGCTGGCCGAGATCGAGACGCTCGCCCGGCAGCTGTCCGCGCTGGAGGACGAGCGGGTGCGGGCCCAGGTGGCGGTCGACGACCTCGATCGGGACATCGCGCGCATCGAGCGCGATGTGGAGCAGGTGCGCGGCCGCAAGGACAAGGACCAGGCGCGGCTGGACACCGGCCGCGGTCCGGCGCGCGAGCTTGAGGCGCTGCAGCACGAGCTTGTCTCGCTGGCCCGGCGGCAGACCGAGCTGGAAGACTCCGAGCTGGAGCTGATGGAGCAGCGCGAGACCGCGCAGGGCACGCTCGACCAGCTGCTCGCCCAGCTGGCGACCGCCCGCGAGGCGCGCGACGCGGCCGAGGCACGGCGCGACAAGTCGCTCGCGGACATCGCCAAGGAGGAGGACTTCCGCACCTCGGCCCGGCGGCCGCTCGTCGGCGACCTCCCGGCCGACCTGGTGACGCTCTACGACAAGATCCGTGAGTCCTCCGGCGGCCTCGGCGCCGCACTGCTCAAGGGCGGCCGCTGCGGCGGGTGCCGGCTGGAGCTGTCCGGCAGCGAGCGCTCCCGCATCAAGGCCGCGCCGCCGGACGAGGTCGTGCGCTGCGACGACTGCCGCCGCATCATGGTCCGCACCGCGGAGTCGGGTATATGAGTACGCTCCGGGTCATTGTCGAGGCCGACGGGGGAGCGCGCGGCAACCCCGGCCCGGCGGGGTACGGCGCGGTCGTGCGCGACGCCAACTCCGGTGAGGTGCTCGCCGAGCGGGCCGAGGCGCTGGGCGTCGCGACCAACAACGTCGCCGAGTACTCGGGGCTCCTCGCCGGGCTGCGCGCCGCCGCCGAGCTCAACGCCTCCGAGGTCGAGGTGCGGATGGACTCCAAGCTCGTGGTGGAGCAGATGTCCGGTCGCTGGCAGATCAAGAATCCGGGGCTGCGCCCGCTCGCCGCGCAGGCGGCCTCGCTGCAGCGGCGGTTCGAGCTCGTGACCTTCGTGTGGGTGCCGCGCGAGCGCAACAAGCACGCCGACGCGCTCGCCAACAAGGCGATGGACGAGGCGGCCGGCGTCGCCACCGGCACGCGAGGCAAGGGTGAGGTGGCGGGCAAGGACCGGGCCGCGGAGCCCGCAGCGCTCGGCGTCCGGCCGTCCTGGGAGCCGCCGGTGGTGACGCCCACGCGCCTGATCCTCGTGCGCCACGGCGCCACCGCGCTCACCGCGCAGCGCCGCTACTCGGGCCGAGGCGACGTACCGCTGTCGGACATCGGGCTCGCCCAGGCGCGGGCGACCGCCGCGCGGGTGAAGGCGCTGGCGCCCTCGGCCGCCGCGGTCGTCACCTCACCGCTCGCGCGATGCACGCGCACCGCGGAGGTCATCGCGGCCACGCTCGGCGGCGGCGTGCCCGTGGAGGTCGAGCCGGACCTCGTCGAGTGCGACTTCGGCGAGTGGGAGGGCAAGACCTTCACCGAGGTACGCGCGCAGTGGCCGGACGAGATGGACGCCTGGCTCGGGTCCACTGAGGAGGCACCGCCGGGCGGGGAGTCGTTCCGCGCCGTGGCGACGCGGGTTCGCCGCGTGGTGGCGACACTTCACAAGACGTACCCGGAGAGCACACTCGTACTGGTGTCGCATGTCTCGCCGCTGAAGATCCTGCTGCGCGACGCGCTGGCCGCCGGCGACGCGTTCCTGCACCGGCTGTACCTCGACCCCGCCGGCCTGTCCATCGTGGACATGTGGGCGGACGGCGGCGTGGCCGTCCGGATGGTGAACGAGACCGCCCACCTCGCGTGAGCGAGCTCGCGAGCGAACCATCAGGCTCAGGGAGAGACGCACCGCGTTGCCGCACGATCAGGCGGTGCTAGTACGCCCGCCACAGCAGCACGAGACCCACGACCGTCCCCGCGGTCACGATGACCGCCTTCAGCACCCCGCCGGGCAGGCGGCGGGCGAGCCGCGAGCCGGCGTACCCGCCCAGCAGCGTGGCCGGGGCGATGACGGCCACGCCCACCCAGTCGACCGGACCGAACGCCGCGTACGCGACGACGGTGGCGAGGCCGATGACCGCCGACAGCACGTTCTTGAGCGCGTTGATGCGGGCGAGCGGCTCGTCCAGCAGCAGCGCCAGCCCGGCGACGAGCATCACGCCGAGCGCGGCGCCGAAGTACCCGCCGTACACGCCGCCGACCGCCGTGAGCGCGTACAGCGCGACCGCGTGGCGGCGCGGCGCCATGTGACGCGGGTGACCCACGAGGCGCCGCAGGCGGTCCTGGAAGGCGAGCACGGCCGCCGCGCCGAGCACGAGGAAGGGCACCACGACCTCGAACGCGCGCTGCGGTGTGGCGAGCAGCAGCACGCACCCCGCGAGGCCGCCCAGCACGGCGACCGGCACGAGCGCGCGCACGCGTTCGCGCGGCAGGTCGGCGCGGCTGCCCACGACGCTGCCGACGTAGCCGGGGCTGACCGCGACCGAGTTGGTCACGTTGGCCGGCACCGGCGCGAGCCCCACCGCGATGAGCGCGGGGAACGTGATGAGCGAGCCTCCGCCCGCGATCGCGTTCACCGTGCCGGCGCCCAACCCGGCCGCGGCGAGCAACGCCATTCCTGGAAGATCCATCAACGCCGAGGCTAGTACGATTGAGCGCGCGACGGACGAGTCGGCCGGGCGGTCGCGTCAGCTTCGTGCTCCGCACGTAGCTGCCGAGGAACGTCCGGACTCCACAGGGCAGGGTGGTTGTTAACGGCAACCCGGGGTGACCCGCGGGACAGTGCCACAGAAAACAGACCGCCGCGCTACGGCGCGGTAAGGGTGAAACGGTGGGGTAAGAGCCCACCAGCGCTCCGGGTGACCGGAGCGGCTCGGTAAACCCCACCCGGAGCAAGGCCAAGAAAGAGCCGCCACCGCGAGGCGGCGGCTCGCGCAGGCGTTCGAGGGCGGCCCGCCCGATGCCTGCGGGTAGGCCGCTGGAGCCTGCCGGCAACGGTAGGCCGAGATGGATGGCCGCCACCGGCGGCACATGCCGCCGGGACAGAATCCGGCGTACAGGCCGACTCGTCCGTCGCCCTCACGCAGTCGCGTTGAGGGCCACAGTGGAGGCTCAGGTACGCCACGCGGGTGTCATCGCGCCAGAATTTTTTTGGGACGCGGTCATGGGTGCCCCGCTGTGTGGGTCCTTGCGCTTACGCGGATAAATCCCTTATCGAATAAGGCTTTCTCTTCGAATCGCGTCGCGCGGCGAGCCGCGTACAGTTGTCGACGGGGCTGGTCTATTGTGGAGGCGCGGCCGATTTTTCTGCGGAAAAGGTAGCGCTTGTTCGGTTTGCGGTGCACAGTGATCTCATGACTAACAGCGGAAGTGGCGCGCAGTACTACTGGTGTGTGCGCCATCACCGCGTCGAGGACGACTCCGACTCGTGCCCGGCCAAGTACACGCTCGGTCCGTACGGATCCGCACAAGAAGCGGAGCGCGCACTCGAGCAGGTGCGTGAGCGCAATGACAAGTGGGACGAGGAAGACGCCCGTTGGTCGGGTGGGGAGAAGTAATCGGCGCGGTTCCGCTGCGCGCGGCCGTCGGCTGAGCGCGGAAACACATTCGCAAGGAGGAGACAGAGATGGCCGTAGCGAAGAAGGCCACCAGCACCCCGGCCGCGAAACGCGCGGCTGCCAAGAACAGCGCGGCGACGCCTGAGGCAGCGCCGGCGGCGGACGAGGTAAAGGCGGCTGTGCCGGCGACCGCGACGACCGCCGCGCGCAAGACCGTCACGAGCAAGGCGACGGCTAAGAAGGCCCCCGCCAAGAAGACCGCCACCGCGAGCAAGTCCACTTCCGCAGCGCGTAAGACTGCGGCGGCGAAGTCGACGACGGCGCGGAAGACCACCGCCGCCAAGAAGACGACGACCGCCAAGAAAACCGCTGCCAAGAAGACCGCGCCCGCCACGAGAACCGCGGCTAAGAAGGCCCCCGCCAAGAAGGCCACCGCGACCAAGAGCACCACCGCGCGCAAGGCGGCCGCAAAGAAGACGACGACGGCGAAGAAGACCACCGCCGCCAAGTCGACGACCGCCAAGAAGACGGCCGCCGCTAAGTCGACGACCGCGCGGAAGACCACTGCCGCCAAGACCACCACGGCGCGCAAGACCGCCGCGAAGAAGACCACGGCAAAGGCGGCTCCGGCCAAGAAGGCCGTCGCCAAGAAGACGGCGGCGAAGAGCACCGCGGCCAAGCGCACCACCACGGCGGCCAAGAAGGCGCCGGCGCGCAAGACC is part of the Phytohabitans houttuyneae genome and harbors:
- a CDS encoding histone H1; translated protein: MAVAKKATSTPAAKRAAAKNSAATPEAAPAADEVKAAVPATATTAARKTVTSKATAKKAPAKKTATASKSTSAARKTAAAKSTTARKTTAAKKTTTAKKTAAKKTAPATRTAAKKAPAKKATATKSTTARKAAAKKTTTAKKTTAAKSTTAKKTAAAKSTTARKTTAAKTTTARKTAAKKTTAKAAPAKKAVAKKTAAKSTAAKRTTTAAKKAPARKTAARKTTTRTTR
- a CDS encoding flavoprotein — its product is MGLEYDGVVDRGVLYIIACGSPVARDVGRLVALAQREGWDVCVVVTPDGRKFVDVPALALQTGHPVRTLYKNPGDPDVLPAPDAIIVAPATVNTINKWACGIADTLALGLVVEGQGKGLPIVAMPYTNLAMGSHPAFRESLDRLRGWDVTVLFGDDYFPLHPPGTGEQHRDMFPWEMALEALHTRVDAGPLGAP
- a CDS encoding sulfite exporter TauE/SafE family protein, whose translation is MDLPGMALLAAAGLGAGTVNAIAGGGSLITFPALIAVGLAPVPANVTNSVAVSPGYVGSVVGSRADLPRERVRALVPVAVLGGLAGCVLLLATPQRAFEVVVPFLVLGAAAVLAFQDRLRRLVGHPRHMAPRRHAVALYALTAVGGVYGGYFGAALGVMLVAGLALLLDEPLARINALKNVLSAVIGLATVVAYAAFGPVDWVGVAVIAPATLLGGYAGSRLARRLPGGVLKAVIVTAGTVVGLVLLWRAY
- a CDS encoding bifunctional RNase H/acid phosphatase translates to MSTLRVIVEADGGARGNPGPAGYGAVVRDANSGEVLAERAEALGVATNNVAEYSGLLAGLRAAAELNASEVEVRMDSKLVVEQMSGRWQIKNPGLRPLAAQAASLQRRFELVTFVWVPRERNKHADALANKAMDEAAGVATGTRGKGEVAGKDRAAEPAALGVRPSWEPPVVTPTRLILVRHGATALTAQRRYSGRGDVPLSDIGLAQARATAARVKALAPSAAAVVTSPLARCTRTAEVIAATLGGGVPVEVEPDLVECDFGEWEGKTFTEVRAQWPDEMDAWLGSTEEAPPGGESFRAVATRVRRVVATLHKTYPESTLVLVSHVSPLKILLRDALAAGDAFLHRLYLDPAGLSIVDMWADGGVAVRMVNETAHLA
- a CDS encoding response regulator transcription factor, coding for MMENLQTGRTRWGDDATPAAMRLLVVEDDPTMSALLVRGLERVGYVVDAVDNGPDALWSVFENGYDAVVLDAMIPPPDGFEVCRRMREEGRWEPVLLVTARDAVPDRVRGLDAGADDYLLKPFTFAELYARLRAVTRRHPHARPALVQIGDLSLDPVSRVVRRGGTRIALSPREFALLAAFLSRPGEVLSPSDLLDDVWDLALDGPELVGAYVRYLRDKVDRPFARQNIQEIPEIGAYRFDPEG
- a CDS encoding HAMP domain-containing sensor histidine kinase, translated to MRLLPGTLRGRLVAAYAIGLAVVVAVVLGAGYLALAAQLRAASAGELSVRLDDVSAAVEAGDVRPVERDPYAQVISGDTVGARSAATPTTPVLSPREQVVAGHGRMVERRSAGLRGTALLAGRRLPDGRLLVVGTSLATVDDAARRVLVGLAVLGPALVLVLTLGVRRLVGGALAPVAAMTTRARELSTGRLPEPPGADEIATLARTLNEMLDRIDAANRRERAFLDDAAHELRTPIAVLRAELELGVAEEDPRAARRALTAALVEADRLGRLATDLLVIARSRAGALELDRAPTDATIVIRDAAARVARVHALAVEVTGPEVVAEVDPVRLEQVVSNLVGNAAQAGAARVRIAVAQPAGSTLAITVDDDGPGFPEPLLPVVFDRFRGTHGGTGLGLAIVATVARAHGGAATAGNDSALGGARVRVVFG
- a CDS encoding zinc ribbon domain-containing protein; the encoded protein is MKADPEAQRRLLDVQAIDTALAQLAHKRRTLPELAEIETLARQLSALEDERVRAQVAVDDLDRDIARIERDVEQVRGRKDKDQARLDTGRGPARELEALQHELVSLARRQTELEDSELELMEQRETAQGTLDQLLAQLATAREARDAAEARRDKSLADIAKEEDFRTSARRPLVGDLPADLVTLYDKIRESSGGLGAALLKGGRCGGCRLELSGSERSRIKAAPPDEVVRCDDCRRIMVRTAESGI
- a CDS encoding response regulator transcription factor, producing MRLLLVEDDAALANVLRRGLAAEGHAVDAVGTGVDALWAAREEPYDLLVLDLMIPAPDGVTVIRTLRGEERWAPILVLTARDAVADRVAALDAGADDYLVKPVALAELRARVRALTRRAPARRPAVLTAGGIALDPARRTVTRDGAAVALSAKEFALLHELMRHPGEVLSRTHLIDHVWDSAYEGGSNVVDVYVRYLREKLGRDRIETVRGAGYRLVHPSGSKR